One genomic region from Sphingobacterium sp. UGAL515B_05 encodes:
- a CDS encoding alpha/beta hydrolase: MNKRYFFYIIIVISLFTSCGLIHNLPDSASPNTGVDPNLWYSFVDQNGNFYPDNWKKNYGIPSNKAARDPYSLMKIATDRGDREQLLAFERSNMLRLSKRIAPKKRVFILVHGFNADEESVVKQYKYISDHIVTNPKNDEIIRFYWDGLRSTSPFRSAKNWFSAASFSQMAGEFGLRRILNNMADKDVFIISHSRGASVVMSAISNPEYNSSFSAQAKDVHNVDIERAKPLLENKNRITCIMLAPAIGLSEFQYTDTVSNTKKFVNLSSQVKKIHITINGTDKMLKKFFGFLSNKLNPTDLGYKEESYNALKKNYSIFSMTDFTGMSSHDFSRYIRDPKFKQMLREESIQVQ, translated from the coding sequence ATGAACAAAAGGTATTTTTTCTATATTATCATCGTTATCAGCTTGTTCACTTCGTGTGGCCTTATCCATAATCTTCCCGATTCGGCTTCCCCCAATACCGGCGTAGATCCTAACCTGTGGTACTCATTTGTGGATCAAAATGGTAATTTCTACCCCGACAATTGGAAGAAAAACTATGGCATTCCTTCCAATAAAGCGGCCCGAGATCCCTATTCGCTTATGAAAATTGCCACCGATAGAGGTGACCGTGAACAATTACTCGCTTTTGAACGCAGTAACATGCTACGTCTGTCAAAACGTATTGCTCCAAAAAAACGTGTGTTCATTTTAGTCCATGGCTTTAATGCTGATGAAGAATCTGTTGTAAAACAATATAAATATATTTCCGATCATATCGTTACAAACCCTAAAAACGATGAAATCATTCGATTTTATTGGGATGGTCTACGATCTACCTCCCCTTTTCGTTCCGCCAAAAACTGGTTTTCAGCGGCCTCTTTTAGCCAGATGGCCGGTGAATTTGGATTAAGACGTATACTGAACAATATGGCCGATAAGGATGTCTTCATCATATCACATAGTCGTGGAGCATCTGTGGTTATGAGCGCTATTTCAAATCCTGAATACAATAGCTCATTTTCAGCACAAGCAAAAGACGTTCACAATGTTGATATCGAGCGGGCAAAGCCATTGTTAGAAAACAAAAATAGAATTACCTGCATTATGTTGGCTCCAGCGATAGGACTTTCCGAGTTTCAATATACGGATACGGTAAGTAATACAAAAAAATTTGTAAATCTCAGCTCACAAGTCAAGAAAATACACATCACTATCAACGGAACGGACAAGATGTTGAAGAAGTTTTTTGGATTCTTATCGAACAAACTTAATCCAACTGATCTTGGATACAAAGAGGAAAGTTATAACGCCCTTAAGAAAAATTACAGCATCTTTTCTATGACTGATTTCACAGGAATGTCAAGCCATGATTTTAGTCGTTATATCCGAGACCCCAAATTCAAACAGATGCTTCGGGAAGAATCAATCCAAGTGCAATAA
- a CDS encoding 4'-phosphopantetheinyl transferase superfamily protein translates to MIGNDVIDLVQSRKDSSWRRRGFVSKLFNEHEQLLIVNSPDPEIVVWLLWSMKEAAYKIWNRQTGIRKYMPKRLLCSVIERSSCSARGEVICEGKRYYTKTIVCPDFIHTIAVGELVHLGNIVEIEKGEIVKDAQGIPSIIVKDSGTHLPVSVSNHGRFERIVSIHSLLT, encoded by the coding sequence ATGATTGGTAATGACGTTATCGACCTGGTTCAGTCCAGAAAAGATAGTAGTTGGAGACGTAGAGGCTTTGTTTCTAAGCTATTTAATGAGCATGAACAACTGTTGATTGTGAACAGTCCTGATCCCGAAATTGTTGTTTGGCTCTTATGGAGCATGAAAGAGGCTGCCTATAAAATATGGAATAGACAGACAGGAATTCGGAAATATATGCCTAAAAGATTGCTATGTTCAGTTATTGAACGGTCTTCTTGCAGCGCAAGGGGAGAAGTCATCTGCGAAGGGAAGAGGTATTACACTAAGACTATTGTTTGCCCTGATTTTATACATACCATCGCAGTTGGCGAATTAGTTCATTTAGGCAATATTGTAGAAATCGAAAAAGGTGAAATTGTTAAAGATGCTCAGGGGATACCAAGCATCATTGTGAAAGATAGCGGCACACACTTACCCGTTTCTGTAAGTAACCATGGCCGTTTTGAGAGAATAGTTTCGATTCATAGCTTGTTGACTTAA
- a CDS encoding acyl carrier protein, protein MNREELIGALKPIIAPYTTNEEAFGQLTEKTDFMRDLQINSANLVDIVLDIEDQFGIVIENSDMERMLNVGAAVEIIESKLQEK, encoded by the coding sequence ATGAACAGAGAAGAATTGATCGGTGCTTTAAAGCCAATTATAGCACCTTACACAACAAACGAAGAAGCATTTGGACAGCTTACAGAAAAGACTGATTTTATGCGTGATCTACAAATCAATTCAGCAAATTTGGTTGATATTGTCCTGGATATCGAAGATCAATTTGGGATCGTTATTGAAAATTCCGATATGGAGCGTATGCTTAATGTCGGAGCTGCAGTCGAAATAATCGAAAGCAAGTTACAAGAAAAATGA
- a CDS encoding beta-ketoacyl-[acyl-carrier-protein] synthase family protein → MKRVVITGLGVVAPNGVGVPAFTQALKEGVSGVRHDVQLEKLQFSCQIAGMPQVSDDLKRQCFTELELRGFNSTGILYGVIAGMEAWTNAGFPIALNSLPDWDSGTVFGSGTSGIDKFRESIYKIDELQTRRLGSTVVAQTMNSGVSAYLGGKLGLGNQVTTNSSACATGTEAILMAYDRIRSGRAKRMLAGSTGDSGPYIWGGFDALRVCSSQYNDRPAEGSRPMSATAAGFVPGSGAGALLLEDLESALERKAMIYGELLGGQVNSGGQRGTGSMTAPNADAVRRCIAEALKNSGVSGWDVDAINGHLTATAKDAFEIENWTEALGRKGKDFPLINSLKGMTGHCLSAAGSIECVATVLQLYHGFVFGNSNCTDLHPEITAMIDPSRIPLHQVDVKPYIIAKASFGFGDVNACLIFKKFDN, encoded by the coding sequence ATGAAGAGAGTTGTTATTACAGGATTAGGGGTCGTTGCACCCAATGGAGTGGGCGTACCGGCCTTTACACAGGCGCTAAAAGAGGGTGTCTCCGGTGTTAGACATGATGTGCAGTTGGAAAAATTACAGTTTTCCTGTCAGATTGCTGGAATGCCACAAGTATCGGATGATCTCAAAAGACAATGTTTCACGGAACTTGAGCTTAGAGGTTTTAACAGTACAGGCATATTATACGGTGTCATAGCTGGAATGGAGGCTTGGACAAATGCAGGTTTTCCTATTGCCTTAAATTCGCTCCCCGATTGGGATAGTGGAACAGTCTTTGGTTCAGGCACCTCAGGTATCGATAAGTTTCGGGAGAGTATCTATAAAATTGATGAGCTGCAAACACGTAGGCTAGGCAGTACAGTCGTTGCCCAAACGATGAATAGTGGTGTCAGTGCATATTTAGGTGGGAAATTAGGGCTCGGAAATCAGGTCACCACCAATTCCTCTGCCTGTGCTACCGGGACCGAAGCAATTCTAATGGCCTATGACCGGATTAGGTCCGGAAGAGCAAAGCGCATGCTAGCAGGTAGTACTGGAGATAGTGGGCCTTATATTTGGGGCGGTTTTGATGCACTTCGTGTCTGTAGCTCGCAATATAATGACCGCCCTGCGGAAGGTTCTCGCCCAATGAGTGCAACAGCCGCAGGATTCGTACCGGGTAGCGGAGCTGGAGCCCTACTACTGGAAGATTTGGAAAGTGCCTTAGAACGCAAGGCCATGATATATGGCGAGTTATTGGGCGGTCAAGTAAATTCTGGAGGGCAACGTGGAACGGGCAGTATGACAGCTCCAAATGCTGATGCTGTACGCCGATGTATTGCGGAAGCCCTAAAAAATTCGGGCGTCTCCGGATGGGATGTCGATGCCATAAACGGTCATTTAACGGCAACGGCCAAAGATGCTTTTGAAATAGAAAACTGGACTGAGGCCCTTGGGCGTAAAGGGAAAGATTTTCCATTGATAAACTCGCTAAAAGGAATGACTGGGCATTGTCTCAGTGCGGCAGGTAGCATAGAATGCGTGGCCACAGTTTTGCAGTTATATCATGGATTTGTATTTGGAAACAGTAATTGTACTGATTTACATCCTGAGATTACAGCAATGATAGATCCATCAAGAATACCATTACATCAAGTTGATGTCAAACCTTATATTATAGCCAAAGCGAGTTTCGGATTTGGGGATGTAAATGCCTGTTTAATATTTAAAAAATTTGATAACTAA
- a CDS encoding 3-hydroxyacyl-ACP dehydratase FabZ family protein, producing the protein MMDLNSILAKLPYSAPFLFVDALIHVDAEGVVGTYTFDENLDFYRGHFNEKAITPGVILIETMAQIGLACLGIFLLNKDFIQGSSIALTSTEIQFLKPVFPKEKVTVISKKIYFRFGKLKCAVTMKNEAGQEVCKGILAGMITEEL; encoded by the coding sequence ATGATGGATCTGAATTCTATATTAGCCAAATTGCCTTACAGTGCCCCGTTTTTATTTGTCGACGCATTGATTCACGTCGATGCGGAAGGTGTTGTAGGTACCTATACCTTTGATGAAAATCTGGATTTTTATAGGGGTCATTTTAATGAAAAAGCGATCACTCCAGGAGTTATTCTGATCGAAACAATGGCCCAAATAGGTTTAGCTTGTTTGGGAATTTTTCTGCTCAATAAAGACTTTATACAGGGCTCTTCTATTGCATTGACTTCTACTGAAATACAATTTTTAAAACCCGTGTTTCCAAAGGAAAAAGTGACGGTAATTTCAAAAAAAATATATTTTAGGTTTGGAAAGTTAAAATGTGCGGTTACGATGAAAAATGAAGCTGGACAGGAAGTTTGTAAAGGAATATTGGCAGGTATGATTACCGAGGAGCTATGA
- a CDS encoding type III polyketide synthase yields MNVKIVSVAKQLPKYSCATAEILPLLDIWLHRQEPRFIKKIKKLFEGSAVERRYAIMDPKEVFTATSFEEKNNVYCREATVLGEQALRKALGQTGWDPQCLDYIITVSCTGIMIPSLDAYLINTMKLRQDIVRLPVTEMGCVAGVSGIIYAKNFLQANPGKRAAVIAVEAPTATFQLEDFSMSNMVSAAIFGDGAACCLLSSDESDNGPVILDQEMYHFYDAEDIMGFKLTNSGMQMILDVEVPNVIASHFDAVIHPFLKKNQLEIKDIDYMIFHPGGKKIVAAIEDIFAEFDKDIADTKAVLAQYGNMSSATVLYVLERIMKRSPQVGELGLMLSFGPGFSAQRVLLQW; encoded by the coding sequence ATGAACGTAAAGATAGTAAGTGTTGCGAAGCAACTTCCTAAATATTCTTGTGCTACGGCAGAGATCCTTCCGCTATTGGATATCTGGCTCCATCGACAAGAGCCTCGTTTTATTAAAAAGATCAAGAAACTTTTCGAAGGCTCTGCTGTGGAAAGACGATATGCTATTATGGATCCGAAAGAGGTCTTCACAGCGACGTCTTTTGAAGAAAAAAATAATGTGTACTGTCGGGAGGCAACGGTCCTAGGGGAGCAAGCGCTTCGTAAGGCCCTTGGGCAAACGGGATGGGATCCGCAGTGCCTGGATTATATCATTACAGTGAGTTGTACTGGAATTATGATCCCTTCGCTAGACGCGTATCTCATCAATACGATGAAACTCCGACAGGACATTGTGCGGTTACCAGTTACCGAAATGGGTTGTGTTGCTGGTGTTTCAGGTATTATTTATGCTAAAAATTTTCTTCAGGCCAACCCAGGCAAACGTGCTGCGGTAATTGCCGTCGAAGCGCCAACAGCAACTTTTCAGCTGGAAGATTTCTCCATGTCAAACATGGTCAGTGCCGCAATATTTGGAGATGGTGCAGCTTGCTGTCTACTTTCCTCCGACGAGTCAGACAATGGTCCGGTGATTCTTGATCAGGAGATGTACCATTTTTATGATGCGGAAGATATTATGGGATTTAAGCTGACAAACAGCGGTATGCAGATGATACTGGATGTTGAAGTGCCGAATGTGATCGCGTCTCATTTTGATGCCGTTATACATCCATTTTTGAAGAAGAACCAGCTTGAAATTAAAGATATTGATTACATGATTTTTCATCCAGGTGGAAAAAAGATAGTCGCTGCAATCGAAGATATTTTTGCTGAATTTGATAAGGATATTGCGGATACTAAGGCTGTGCTGGCACAGTATGGTAATATGTCGAGCGCTACGGTGTTATATGTCCTCGAACGTATTATGAAACGTAGTCCTCAGGTCGGTGAATTGGGGCTAATGCTGAGTTTTGGTCCTGGATTTTCGGCACAGCGCGTTTTATTACAGTGGTAA
- a CDS encoding methyltransferase domain-containing protein: MGINTKQRTSEHEIMDDFLLEGEELRTTLDKIAKINRFLGGNNITLNGVKKLLSTSCKNETITIVDIGCGNGDMLRMLSDYGNRHHIKLSMLGIDANPYTINYAGDLSKDYSNISYLCADIFEENFEDVKYDIILCTLTIHHFDDEEILRLLGSLVNVSKLGVVINDLQRSKLAYRLFQTIAVLFRLNRMTKVDGLVSILRGFKKEELTQYSNKLKLENYSIQWKWAFRYQWIISKI; encoded by the coding sequence ATGGGAATAAACACAAAACAGAGAACATCGGAGCATGAGATCATGGACGATTTTCTGCTCGAAGGAGAAGAACTTCGTACCACGTTGGACAAGATCGCAAAGATTAATCGTTTTTTAGGCGGAAATAACATTACGCTGAATGGTGTGAAAAAATTACTTTCAACCAGCTGCAAGAATGAAACAATAACGATTGTGGATATCGGTTGTGGGAATGGGGACATGCTTCGCATGTTGAGTGATTATGGCAATAGACATCATATTAAGCTTTCAATGCTCGGTATAGATGCCAACCCCTATACAATAAATTATGCGGGGGATTTGTCGAAAGATTATAGTAATATATCCTATTTGTGTGCGGATATCTTTGAAGAGAATTTTGAAGATGTCAAGTATGATATTATTCTGTGTACACTTACTATACACCATTTCGACGATGAAGAGATCCTTCGGTTGCTAGGTAGTCTGGTCAACGTATCAAAACTGGGGGTCGTCATCAACGATTTACAAAGGAGTAAACTGGCTTACCGGCTTTTTCAAACCATTGCTGTTCTTTTTAGGTTAAATAGAATGACAAAAGTGGATGGGCTTGTTTCAATACTGCGTGGGTTTAAAAAGGAGGAACTTACCCAATACTCCAATAAACTGAAATTAGAAAATTATAGCATCCAATGGAAATGGGCCTTTCGTTACCAGTGGATAATTTCCAAGATATGA
- a CDS encoding NAD(P)/FAD-dependent oxidoreductase, translating into MAINPDVIITGGGLAGLTSALHLSKQGFNVTLIEKHDFPRHKVCGEYVSNEILAYLHWLQVDVESLGPTHIQELEFTTEDGQMNRVRLPLGGIGVSRYALDNLLYQQAKGKGCTIVIATVTGISFSRDTFAVSFQDQVLRSKIVLGAYGKRSNMDQLLSRDFITKTSPWMAVKAHYSGDFPNDLIALHHFEGGYCGISKVEDDRINLCYLADVKTFKRYKNIDDYQQYVLSKNKHLKYFFEHSRLLFDKPFTISQLSFDKKSAVENHILMIGDTAGLIHPFCGNGMAMAIHSAKIASELVLEYYRGHIHSRKQLEKAYVKQWNRTFKKRLLFGRLLSSLLSYKMGTAVLMKTASFFPKMLSWIIKQTHGNARSIKWE; encoded by the coding sequence ATGGCAATAAATCCTGATGTGATTATTACAGGTGGTGGTTTGGCTGGACTTACGAGTGCATTGCATCTGTCTAAACAAGGATTCAATGTGACGTTAATCGAAAAACATGATTTTCCTCGTCATAAGGTTTGCGGCGAATATGTTTCGAACGAAATTTTGGCCTACCTCCATTGGCTGCAGGTGGATGTTGAATCGCTAGGTCCAACACATATTCAGGAGCTTGAGTTCACGACAGAAGATGGACAGATGAATAGGGTCAGGCTGCCCTTGGGTGGGATTGGTGTCAGTCGTTATGCGTTGGATAATCTGTTGTATCAGCAAGCAAAAGGTAAAGGTTGTACAATTGTGATTGCGACTGTAACTGGTATTTCCTTTAGCAGAGATACATTTGCTGTTTCGTTTCAAGATCAGGTATTAAGATCAAAAATTGTACTGGGCGCGTATGGAAAACGCAGTAATATGGATCAGCTCTTATCTCGTGATTTTATAACGAAAACCTCTCCCTGGATGGCTGTTAAGGCGCACTATTCGGGCGATTTTCCGAATGACCTAATTGCCTTGCATCATTTTGAAGGAGGCTATTGTGGGATTTCCAAGGTCGAAGATGACCGGATAAATTTATGCTATCTGGCCGATGTAAAAACGTTCAAGAGGTACAAAAACATCGATGATTATCAGCAGTATGTTTTGTCTAAAAATAAGCATCTTAAGTATTTTTTTGAGCACAGTAGGCTACTTTTTGACAAGCCGTTTACGATCAGTCAATTGTCGTTTGATAAGAAATCAGCGGTAGAAAACCATATTCTTATGATTGGTGACACAGCCGGTCTTATTCATCCATTCTGCGGAAATGGGATGGCGATGGCGATACACAGCGCAAAAATAGCTTCTGAGCTTGTCCTGGAATATTACCGGGGCCATATTCATTCACGAAAGCAATTGGAAAAGGCTTATGTCAAGCAATGGAATCGAACGTTTAAAAAACGCCTCTTATTCGGACGACTTCTGTCGAGCCTGTTAAGCTATAAAATGGGAACCGCAGTTTTAATGAAGACTGCCTCATTTTTTCCGAAAATGCTCAGCTGGATTATTAAACAAACTCATGGAAATGCAAGGTCAATAAAATGGGAATAA
- a CDS encoding carboxylesterase/lipase family protein, with product MMKNIFFTVVQLLVASFVFAQMPQVKVEEGVLEGITLSSGVESFRGIPFAKPPVGDLRWKEPQAAEHWSGIRKADHFGYSPMQKPIYGDMRFRSPGISEDCLYLNVWRPKTLGSGKLPVLVYFYGGGFNAGDGSENRYDGESFAKEGLIVVTVNYRLGIFGFFAHPALTEESPKHASGNYGLLDQHAALVWVKKNIAAFGGDPDAVTIGGESAGSMSVSAQMTSPLSKGLFKRAIGQSGSVFNLRYGTASITEQEQQGTTFATRINAEGLDKLREIPAAELLDKASEPGAFATRLIVDGYFLPKSPLAIFEAGEQSKVPLLAGWTSTEAPYTAYMGKLYPSPENYEKLVRAQYDLKADELLKLYPGKTEAEVIRSATALGSDNFIVYSTWKWLDLQRKNSGQPVYVYIFGKPRPPMQPAYRDAQTGLAGGITKKSAQEAKEKSPQPLPGAFHASDIEYLLGNLQSNDVFAWTKDDYKVSKLGQQYFINFIKTGDPNGKGLATWPKTTAKDKRMNILNLNIEVKASAEEFRNRYLFLDKLFVDREDKFR from the coding sequence ATGATGAAAAATATTTTTTTTACTGTTGTTCAGCTTTTGGTTGCATCATTTGTTTTCGCACAAATGCCTCAGGTTAAGGTTGAAGAGGGGGTACTCGAAGGAATTACCTTGTCAAGCGGGGTAGAGTCCTTTCGAGGAATTCCCTTTGCAAAACCGCCAGTAGGCGACCTGAGGTGGAAAGAACCGCAAGCTGCCGAACATTGGTCTGGTATTCGTAAGGCAGATCATTTTGGTTATTCTCCGATGCAGAAACCGATCTATGGGGACATGCGATTTCGGTCACCCGGCATCAGTGAAGACTGTCTCTACCTGAATGTATGGCGTCCAAAGACCCTTGGTTCGGGCAAACTTCCTGTTTTAGTTTATTTTTACGGCGGAGGTTTCAATGCTGGTGATGGATCGGAAAATCGCTATGATGGTGAAAGTTTTGCCAAAGAAGGTCTTATTGTCGTTACAGTCAACTATCGCCTTGGAATCTTTGGCTTTTTTGCGCATCCAGCATTAACCGAGGAATCTCCGAAACATGCTTCCGGAAATTATGGACTGCTGGATCAGCATGCAGCTTTGGTTTGGGTCAAAAAAAATATTGCTGCATTTGGTGGGGATCCCGATGCCGTCACCATCGGTGGTGAGTCGGCAGGGAGTATGTCGGTTTCTGCCCAGATGACGAGTCCGTTGTCCAAAGGACTATTTAAACGTGCTATCGGTCAGAGCGGAAGTGTTTTTAACTTGCGGTATGGCACGGCCTCTATTACTGAGCAAGAGCAACAAGGGACTACATTTGCAACGCGTATAAATGCCGAGGGGCTTGATAAGCTACGTGAAATTCCTGCGGCCGAACTCCTTGATAAAGCCAGCGAGCCGGGGGCCTTTGCGACCCGTTTGATTGTCGATGGCTATTTTCTGCCGAAATCTCCTTTGGCTATTTTTGAGGCCGGGGAACAGTCTAAAGTCCCCCTACTTGCAGGCTGGACGTCTACGGAAGCTCCATATACCGCCTACATGGGTAAATTGTATCCATCTCCGGAGAATTATGAAAAATTAGTAAGAGCACAATATGACCTTAAGGCTGACGAATTGCTCAAGCTTTATCCTGGAAAGACAGAGGCGGAAGTCATTCGGTCAGCAACTGCCTTAGGTAGCGATAATTTTATCGTTTATAGTACCTGGAAATGGCTTGATCTGCAACGAAAGAATAGCGGTCAGCCAGTCTACGTTTATATATTCGGTAAACCGCGGCCGCCCATGCAACCGGCATACCGCGATGCTCAAACTGGGCTCGCGGGAGGAATTACTAAGAAATCTGCGCAGGAAGCCAAGGAAAAAAGCCCACAGCCCCTACCGGGTGCTTTCCATGCGAGTGATATTGAATATTTATTGGGAAATCTGCAGAGCAATGATGTCTTTGCATGGACGAAAGACGATTACAAGGTATCAAAACTTGGTCAGCAGTACTTTATTAATTTTATCAAGACGGGCGATCCAAATGGAAAAGGGCTCGCAACCTGGCCGAAAACAACAGCAAAAGATAAACGCATGAATATTCTGAATTTGAATATTGAGGTGAAAGCGTCTGCTGAAGAATTTCGGAACAGATATCTTTTTCTGGATAAATTGTTTGTCGACCGTGAAGATAAATTCAGATAG